The proteins below come from a single Plantactinospora sp. KBS50 genomic window:
- a CDS encoding DUF6186 family protein, whose product MRAVAIAGFLIALLLFAAVEWAARREGSRIPTLGEACAYVMRYEVGSVPVGRIGLFGFWWWVGWHFFAR is encoded by the coding sequence CTGCGTGCCGTTGCCATCGCCGGCTTCCTGATCGCGTTGCTGCTGTTCGCCGCCGTGGAGTGGGCGGCGCGCCGGGAGGGTTCCCGGATTCCGACCCTGGGCGAGGCCTGCGCGTACGTGATGCGGTACGAGGTCGGCTCGGTGCCGGTCGGCCGGATCGGACTGTTCGGCTTCTGGTGGTGGGTCGGTTGGCACTTCTTCGCGCGCTGA
- a CDS encoding MATE family efflux transporter: MNPPSALAEPYGRPGARRIAALALPALVVLAAEPLYVLVDTAVVGHLTSVSLAALGLGGSVLTIAAWLGTVVAYGTTGRAARLYGAGDRTAAVAEGVQSSWLALCAGLLAVLVIEAAAGPLARMLAGGPGPVASATATWLRVAALGAPGLLLAAAGNGWLRGIQDTRRPLYFVLAPNLLSAVLCPLLVYPAGLGLLGSAVANAVAQTLSGLLFGSALLAERVPLRPRPAVIRRQLALSRDLLVRGAAFQASFLSATTVAARFGAAVVGAHQIAVQLWFFTALVLDALAIAAQALVGSALGAGDAAQARRLARGLAVAGGLCGVVFAVLLAAGAGVVPGWFSTDPQVRAQAVIAWPWLAAMQPLAGVVFALDGVLIGAGDVRYLRDLTIVAALGAFLPAIWIGYALDLGLGGIWAGLTLFVVVRLAALLLRLRSGRWAVTGATR; the protein is encoded by the coding sequence GTGAACCCGCCCAGCGCGCTCGCCGAGCCGTACGGCCGGCCCGGTGCCCGGCGGATCGCCGCGCTCGCCCTCCCCGCGCTGGTGGTGCTGGCCGCCGAGCCGCTGTACGTCCTCGTCGACACGGCCGTCGTGGGGCACCTCACCAGCGTCTCGCTGGCCGCGCTCGGCCTCGGCGGCTCGGTGCTGACCATCGCCGCCTGGCTCGGCACGGTGGTCGCGTACGGGACGACCGGCCGGGCCGCCCGGCTGTACGGCGCGGGGGACCGCACGGCCGCCGTGGCCGAGGGCGTGCAGTCCTCCTGGCTCGCGCTCTGCGCCGGACTGCTTGCCGTCCTGGTCATCGAGGCGGCCGCCGGTCCGCTCGCCCGGATGCTCGCCGGCGGTCCGGGGCCGGTGGCCTCGGCCACCGCGACCTGGCTGCGGGTGGCCGCGCTCGGCGCCCCCGGCCTGCTGCTCGCGGCGGCCGGCAACGGCTGGTTGCGCGGCATCCAGGACACCCGCCGGCCGCTGTACTTCGTGCTCGCCCCGAACCTGCTGTCGGCCGTGCTCTGCCCGCTGCTGGTCTATCCCGCCGGCCTGGGCCTGCTCGGCTCCGCGGTGGCCAACGCCGTCGCGCAGACGCTGTCCGGGCTGCTGTTCGGCTCCGCCCTGCTCGCCGAGCGGGTGCCGCTGCGCCCCCGGCCGGCGGTCATCCGCCGGCAACTCGCGCTCAGCCGGGACCTGTTGGTCCGCGGCGCCGCCTTCCAGGCCAGCTTCCTGTCCGCGACCACCGTGGCCGCCCGGTTCGGTGCGGCCGTGGTGGGCGCCCACCAGATCGCGGTCCAGCTCTGGTTCTTCACGGCGCTGGTTCTCGACGCGCTGGCCATCGCGGCGCAGGCGCTGGTGGGTTCGGCCCTCGGCGCCGGGGACGCGGCCCAGGCCCGCCGGCTGGCCCGCGGCCTCGCGGTCGCCGGCGGGCTCTGCGGGGTGGTGTTCGCCGTGCTGCTCGCGGCGGGCGCCGGCGTGGTGCCGGGCTGGTTCAGCACCGACCCGCAGGTGCGGGCGCAGGCAGTGATCGCCTGGCCGTGGCTCGCGGCCATGCAGCCGCTGGCCGGCGTGGTCTTCGCCCTCGACGGCGTGCTCATCGGCGCGGGCGACGTACGGTACCTGCGGGACCTGACCATCGTGGCGGCGCTCGGGGCGTTCCTTCCGGCCATCTGGATCGGGTACGCGCTCGATCTCGGTCTCGGCGGCATCTGGGCCGGCCTCACGCTGTTCGTGGTGGTACGGCTGGCGGCCCTGCTGCTGCGGCTGCGCTCCGGCCGCTGGGCGGTGACCGGCGCGACCCGGTGA
- a CDS encoding VOC family protein: MGDPSTLGIRTVLHPVSDLAAAKAVYAALLGTAPQTDSPYYVGFDAAGQQIGLVPGGGPQGMTGPVAYWHVPDIEAKLAEVTAAGATVREPAHDVGEGRLVATVTDPDGNVLGLLQDR, translated from the coding sequence ATGGGCGACCCGTCCACCCTGGGTATCCGGACCGTGCTGCATCCCGTCTCCGACCTGGCGGCGGCCAAGGCGGTGTACGCCGCGCTGCTCGGCACCGCACCGCAGACCGACTCGCCGTACTATGTCGGCTTCGACGCCGCGGGCCAGCAGATCGGGCTGGTGCCGGGCGGCGGACCGCAGGGCATGACCGGCCCGGTGGCCTACTGGCACGTGCCGGACATCGAGGCCAAGCTGGCCGAGGTGACCGCCGCGGGAGCCACCGTGCGGGAGCCGGCGCACGACGTCGGCGAGGGGCGGCTGGTGGCCACCGTGACCGACCCCGACGGCAACGTCCTCGGGCTGCTTCAGGACCGATGA
- the truB gene encoding tRNA pseudouridine(55) synthase TruB, which translates to MDADGLIVVDKPAGMTSHDVVARVRRLARTRRVGHGGTLDPMATGVLVLGVGRATRLLTYVIGADKSYTATVRLGQATVTDDAEGEMTAETPAGHLTDAAVRAAFAELTGEIDQVPSAVSAIKIDGQRAYKRVREGESVELAARRVRIARLTVLAIRRDAGPVVEVDIEVDCSSGTYIRAIARDAGAALGVGGHLSALRRTAVGGFTLAEAATLADLAERAERTGAVVALAPAEAARRFLPVRQAEPAEERVLGHGGPLTPAGIPGPYAVLGADGRLIAIVSERDGKARPEIVLAPA; encoded by the coding sequence GTGGACGCCGATGGACTGATCGTGGTGGACAAGCCGGCCGGGATGACCTCGCACGACGTGGTGGCCCGGGTGCGCCGGCTGGCCCGTACCCGCCGGGTGGGGCACGGCGGGACGCTGGACCCGATGGCCACCGGCGTGCTGGTGCTCGGCGTCGGCCGGGCCACCCGGCTGCTCACCTACGTGATCGGCGCCGACAAGAGCTACACGGCCACCGTGCGGCTGGGGCAGGCCACCGTGACCGACGACGCCGAGGGGGAGATGACGGCCGAGACCCCGGCCGGGCACCTCACCGACGCGGCGGTCCGGGCCGCCTTCGCCGAGCTGACCGGCGAGATCGACCAGGTGCCGAGCGCGGTCAGCGCCATCAAGATCGACGGTCAGCGGGCGTACAAGCGGGTCCGCGAGGGTGAGTCGGTCGAGCTGGCCGCGCGGCGGGTCCGGATCGCCCGGTTGACCGTGCTGGCGATCCGCCGCGACGCCGGCCCGGTGGTCGAGGTGGACATCGAGGTGGACTGCTCGTCGGGGACGTACATCCGGGCCATCGCCCGGGACGCGGGCGCGGCGCTCGGGGTCGGCGGCCACCTGAGCGCGCTGCGCCGCACCGCGGTCGGCGGGTTCACCCTGGCCGAGGCGGCGACCCTGGCGGACCTGGCCGAACGCGCCGAGCGGACCGGCGCGGTGGTGGCGCTGGCGCCGGCCGAGGCGGCCCGCCGGTTCCTGCCGGTCCGCCAGGCCGAGCCGGCCGAGGAGCGGGTGCTCGGGCACGGCGGTCCGCTCACGCCGGCCGGCATCCCCGGACCGTACGCGGTGCTCGGCGCGGACGGCCGGCTGATCGCTATCGTCAGCGAGCGGGACGGCAAGGCCCGGCCGGAGATCGTGCTGGCGCCCGCCTGA
- the rpsO gene encoding 30S ribosomal protein S15, with product MALDQDTKSKIRQEYATVEGDTGSPEVQVAVLTKRIADLTEHLKVHKHDHHSRRGLLLLVGRRRRLLNYLQKKDINRYRSLIERLGLRR from the coding sequence ATGGCGCTCGACCAGGACACCAAGAGCAAGATCCGGCAGGAGTACGCGACCGTCGAGGGCGACACCGGTTCGCCTGAGGTGCAGGTGGCCGTGCTCACCAAGCGGATCGCCGACCTCACCGAGCACCTGAAGGTGCACAAGCACGACCACCACAGCCGTCGTGGTCTGCTGCTGCTGGTCGGCCGCCGCCGGCGGCTGCTCAACTACCTGCAGAAGAAGGACATCAACCGCTACCGGTCGCTCATCGAGCGGCTCGGCCTGCGGCGGTGA
- a CDS encoding polyribonucleotide nucleotidyltransferase: MTENRLGTQHSKAVIDNGAFGTREITFSTGRLARQAAGSVVAQLGETVVLSATTAGKQPKEQFDFFPLTVDVEERMYAAGRIPGSFFRREGRPSEDAILTCRLIDRPLRPSFVKGLRNEVQVVETILALDPQHPYDVVAINAASMSTKLSGLPFSGPIGATRMAHVDGQWVAFPTHEELSRATFDMVVAGRALADGDVAIMMVEAEATDHTVALVAGGATAPTEEVVASGLEAAKPAIRELCRAQGELADAAAKPVVEFPIFLDYQDDVFEAVSGAGRSEVAEALKIAGKADREEALDRIKARLHEDLAPRFEGREKEISAAFRSLTKSEVRARVLREQVRIDGRGPRDIRPLSAEVGVLPRVHGSALFERGETQILGVTTLNMLRMEQALDTLSPEKSKRYMHNYNFPPYSTGETGRVGSPKRREIGHGALAERALIPVLPSREEFPYAIRQVSEALGSNGSTSMGSVCASTLGLLSAGVPLKAPVAGIAMGLISDEVEGKTEYVTLTDILGAEDAFGDMDFKVAGTREFVTALQLDTKLDGIPSDVLAAALQQAHDARHTILDVMQRAIEAPAEMSDYAPRVTTVKIPVDKIGMVIGPKGQTINAIQDETGAEISIEDDGTIYVGATNGPSAQAAVERINAIANPTLPKLGDKFLGTVVKTAAFGAFISLLPGRDGLLHISKVGDGKRVERVEDHLNVGDRVEVQIADIDARGKIYLDKVRPEGAEAPAEAGAGDRPGGRDRGDRGPRDRGDRERGDRGPRGDDGERGGGDGGERRRRTRHS; this comes from the coding sequence ATGACCGAGAATCGACTCGGCACCCAGCACAGCAAGGCCGTGATCGACAACGGGGCGTTCGGCACCCGTGAGATCACCTTCTCCACCGGCCGGTTGGCCCGGCAGGCCGCCGGCTCGGTCGTCGCCCAGCTCGGCGAGACCGTCGTGCTCTCGGCGACCACCGCCGGCAAGCAGCCGAAGGAGCAGTTCGACTTCTTCCCGCTGACCGTGGACGTCGAGGAGCGGATGTACGCCGCGGGCCGGATCCCCGGCTCGTTCTTCCGCCGCGAGGGCCGCCCCAGCGAGGACGCCATCCTCACCTGCCGGCTCATCGACCGGCCGCTGCGCCCCTCGTTCGTGAAGGGCCTGCGCAACGAGGTCCAGGTCGTCGAGACCATCCTGGCGCTCGACCCGCAGCACCCGTACGACGTGGTCGCGATCAACGCCGCGTCGATGTCCACCAAGCTGTCCGGCCTGCCGTTCTCGGGCCCGATCGGCGCCACCCGGATGGCCCACGTGGACGGGCAGTGGGTGGCCTTCCCGACCCACGAGGAGCTGTCCCGGGCGACCTTCGACATGGTGGTCGCCGGCCGCGCGCTGGCGGACGGCGACGTGGCGATCATGATGGTCGAGGCGGAGGCCACCGACCACACCGTCGCGCTGGTCGCCGGCGGCGCCACCGCGCCGACCGAGGAGGTCGTGGCCAGCGGCCTGGAGGCCGCGAAGCCGGCCATCCGCGAGCTGTGCCGGGCACAGGGCGAGCTGGCCGACGCCGCCGCCAAGCCGGTGGTCGAGTTCCCGATCTTCCTGGACTACCAGGACGACGTGTTCGAGGCCGTCTCCGGTGCCGGCCGGTCCGAGGTCGCCGAGGCCCTCAAGATCGCCGGCAAGGCGGACCGCGAGGAGGCGCTCGACCGGATCAAGGCCCGGCTGCACGAGGACCTGGCGCCGCGGTTCGAGGGCCGGGAGAAGGAGATCAGCGCCGCGTTCCGGTCGCTGACCAAGTCCGAGGTACGCGCCCGGGTGCTGCGCGAGCAGGTCCGGATCGACGGCCGGGGTCCGCGGGACATCCGGCCGCTGTCGGCCGAGGTCGGCGTGCTGCCCCGGGTGCACGGCTCGGCGCTGTTCGAGCGCGGCGAGACCCAGATCCTCGGCGTCACCACGCTGAACATGCTGCGCATGGAGCAGGCGCTGGACACGCTCTCGCCGGAGAAGTCCAAGCGCTACATGCACAACTACAACTTCCCGCCGTACTCCACCGGGGAGACCGGCCGGGTCGGTTCGCCGAAGCGGCGGGAGATCGGGCACGGCGCGCTCGCCGAGCGGGCGCTGATCCCGGTGCTGCCCTCGCGCGAGGAGTTCCCGTACGCGATCCGCCAGGTCTCCGAGGCGCTCGGCTCGAACGGCTCCACCTCGATGGGCTCGGTCTGCGCCTCCACGCTGGGTCTGCTCTCCGCCGGCGTGCCGCTGAAGGCGCCGGTCGCCGGCATCGCGATGGGCCTGATCTCCGACGAGGTCGAGGGCAAGACCGAGTACGTGACGCTGACCGACATCCTCGGCGCCGAGGACGCGTTCGGCGACATGGACTTCAAGGTCGCCGGCACCCGGGAGTTCGTCACCGCGCTCCAGCTCGACACCAAGCTCGACGGCATCCCGTCGGACGTGCTGGCCGCCGCGCTCCAGCAGGCGCACGACGCCCGGCACACCATCCTGGACGTGATGCAGCGGGCCATCGAGGCTCCGGCCGAGATGTCCGACTACGCGCCGCGGGTCACCACCGTGAAGATCCCGGTCGACAAGATCGGCATGGTGATCGGGCCGAAGGGCCAGACCATCAACGCCATCCAGGACGAGACCGGCGCCGAGATCTCCATCGAGGACGACGGCACGATCTACGTCGGGGCCACCAACGGCCCGTCGGCGCAGGCGGCGGTCGAGCGGATCAACGCGATCGCCAACCCGACCCTGCCGAAGCTGGGCGACAAGTTCCTCGGCACCGTGGTCAAGACCGCGGCGTTCGGCGCGTTCATCTCGCTGCTGCCCGGCCGGGACGGCCTGCTGCACATCTCGAAGGTGGGCGACGGCAAGCGGGTCGAGCGGGTCGAGGACCACCTCAACGTCGGCGACCGGGTCGAGGTGCAGATCGCGGACATCGACGCCCGGGGCAAGATCTACCTGGACAAGGTCCGTCCGGAGGGCGCCGAGGCGCCGGCGGAGGCCGGCGCGGGCGACCGGCCCGGCGGCCGGGACCGGGGCGACCGTGGCCCGCGCGACCGGGGTGACCGGGAGCGCGGTGACCGCGGCCCGCGCGGCGACGACGGCGAGCGTGGCGGTGGCGACGGTGGCGAGCGGCGCCGCCGGACCCGGCACAGCTGA
- a CDS encoding pitrilysin family protein — protein MTPPSSNGASASGSGTPPTRAVTRTLTSDPLGGTVRRTVLPSGLRVITESIPAMRSVSFGIWVSVGSRDETGAQAGVSHFLEHLLFKGTNRRSALDISAEIEAVGGETNAFTTKEYTCYYARVLDDDLPLAVDVMCDLVADSVLDPADVETERGVILEEIAMHDDEPGDEVHDLFARALYGDHPLGRLISGTEETVSPLSRRQIQDFYRRRYVPPAIVIAAAGNLEHSVVVKRVRQAIAGSPLERGPAQPAAIRPSHPAPPVSTGGVVVEHKETEQAHVVLGCPGIGRLDERRFALGVLNNVLGGGMSSRLFQEIRERRGLAYSVYSYASQYADGGLFAVYAGCAPGKVDEVLGLARAGLAEVAANGITAAELARGKGMTKGGYVLGLEDTGSRMSRLAKGEFLYGDLMAVDELLARVDAVTVEEVNALAAELLSQPMSLAVVGPFDPADFPAG, from the coding sequence ATGACCCCTCCGTCGTCCAACGGTGCGTCCGCTTCCGGGTCCGGCACCCCGCCGACCCGGGCGGTCACCCGCACCCTGACCAGCGATCCGCTGGGTGGCACGGTCCGCCGGACCGTGCTGCCCAGCGGGCTGCGGGTGATCACCGAGTCGATTCCGGCGATGCGCAGCGTGTCGTTCGGCATCTGGGTCTCGGTGGGCTCGCGGGACGAGACCGGCGCGCAGGCCGGCGTCTCGCACTTCCTGGAGCACCTGCTGTTCAAGGGCACCAACCGGCGGAGCGCGCTGGACATCTCCGCCGAGATCGAGGCCGTCGGCGGCGAGACCAACGCCTTCACCACCAAGGAATACACCTGCTACTACGCGCGGGTGCTGGACGACGACCTGCCGCTGGCGGTCGACGTCATGTGTGACCTGGTCGCCGACTCGGTGCTCGACCCGGCCGATGTGGAGACCGAGCGCGGGGTGATCCTCGAAGAGATCGCCATGCACGACGACGAGCCCGGCGACGAGGTGCACGACCTGTTCGCCCGGGCGCTCTACGGGGATCATCCGCTGGGCCGGCTGATCTCCGGCACCGAGGAGACCGTCTCCCCGCTGAGCCGCCGGCAGATCCAGGACTTCTACCGCCGCCGGTACGTCCCGCCGGCCATCGTCATCGCGGCGGCCGGCAACCTGGAGCACTCCGTGGTGGTCAAGCGGGTGCGCCAGGCCATCGCGGGCAGCCCGCTGGAGCGCGGACCGGCGCAGCCGGCCGCGATCCGGCCCAGCCACCCCGCGCCCCCGGTCAGCACCGGCGGCGTCGTGGTCGAACACAAGGAGACCGAGCAGGCGCACGTGGTGCTGGGCTGTCCCGGCATCGGCCGGCTCGACGAGCGGCGGTTCGCGCTCGGCGTGCTCAACAACGTGCTCGGTGGCGGCATGTCGAGCCGGCTGTTCCAGGAGATCCGGGAACGCCGCGGCCTGGCCTACTCGGTCTACTCGTACGCCAGCCAGTACGCCGACGGCGGCCTGTTCGCCGTCTACGCCGGATGCGCTCCGGGCAAGGTGGACGAGGTGCTCGGCCTGGCCCGGGCCGGACTGGCCGAGGTGGCCGCGAACGGCATCACCGCCGCCGAACTGGCCCGGGGCAAGGGCATGACCAAGGGCGGCTACGTGCTGGGGCTGGAGGACACCGGGTCGCGGATGAGCCGGCTGGCCAAGGGCGAGTTCCTCTACGGCGACCTGATGGCCGTGGACGAGCTGCTGGCCAGGGTGGACGCGGTGACCGTCGAGGAGGTCAACGCGCTGGCGGCCGAGCTGCTCAGCCAGCCGATGTCGCTGGCCGTGGTGGGACCGTTCGATCCGGCGGACTTTCCGGCCGGCTGA
- the dapB gene encoding 4-hydroxy-tetrahydrodipicolinate reductase yields the protein MTDEREPIRVGVLGARGRMGIEVCRAVDAAEDLELVAMVDQGDWLFNASDAAAEVVVDFTTPDVVMDNLHWCIDQGLNVVVGTSGFTEQRLERVRTWLSHKPDVGVVIAPNFGIGAVLMMQFAARAARFFESAEIIEQHHPGKLDAPSGTAAHTARAIAQTRAAAGRDAMPDATRDELPGARGADIDGVRVHSVRAAGLVAHQEVLFGTTGETLTIRHDSYDRASFMPGVLLAVRAVRNRPGLTVGLDSLLDEV from the coding sequence GTGACTGACGAGCGTGAACCGATCCGGGTCGGCGTGCTGGGTGCACGCGGACGCATGGGCATCGAGGTGTGCCGGGCCGTCGACGCAGCCGAGGATCTCGAGCTGGTGGCCATGGTCGACCAGGGAGACTGGTTGTTCAACGCCTCCGACGCCGCCGCCGAGGTTGTCGTGGACTTCACCACACCCGACGTGGTGATGGACAACCTGCACTGGTGCATCGACCAGGGCCTCAACGTGGTGGTCGGCACCAGCGGGTTCACCGAGCAGCGGCTGGAGCGGGTCCGCACCTGGCTGTCGCACAAGCCCGACGTGGGCGTCGTCATCGCGCCGAACTTCGGCATCGGGGCGGTGCTGATGATGCAGTTCGCCGCGCGGGCCGCCCGGTTCTTCGAGTCCGCGGAGATCATCGAGCAGCACCACCCGGGCAAGCTGGACGCGCCGTCCGGGACCGCCGCGCACACGGCCCGGGCCATCGCCCAGACCCGCGCCGCGGCCGGCCGGGACGCCATGCCGGACGCCACCCGGGACGAGCTGCCGGGCGCCCGTGGCGCCGACATCGACGGCGTACGGGTGCACTCGGTCCGCGCGGCCGGTCTGGTGGCGCACCAGGAGGTGCTGTTCGGCACCACCGGCGAGACGCTGACCATCCGGCACGACTCCTACGACCGGGCGTCCTTCATGCCCGGAGTGCTGCTGGCGGTGCGCGCGGTGCGCAACCGTCCCGGCCTCACGGTCGGCCTGGATTCCCTGCTGGACGAGGTGTAG
- a CDS encoding sigma-70 family RNA polymerase sigma factor — translation MATLATGSAQERAELRLDEHRRELTGFCYRMLGSPFDAEDAVQETMVRAWRGMAGFDGRSSLRTWLYRIATNVCLDLARSRARRALPMDLSGPSAPVESAVGAPAPAAQWIAPAPDAAVLAVDGDPAELAVARESIRLAFVAALQHLPARQRAVLVLRDVLRFSAAEVAGQLATSVAAVNSTLQRARATMAARAADAGPPATLDPADVELLDRYVAAFERYDIDALVALLHADAIQNMPPFRLWVRGAHDIGRFMLGPGRECRGSRLVRLAANGVPAFAHYRLDPAGGYHAFAIGLVEPVGGRIARISSFVTPPLFAVFGLPQRLQAWPDGGPRRRATPRPAGNPGRP, via the coding sequence GTGGCGACGCTGGCGACGGGGTCCGCGCAGGAGCGGGCCGAGCTGCGGCTGGACGAACATCGACGCGAGCTGACCGGCTTCTGCTACCGGATGCTCGGCTCACCCTTCGACGCCGAGGACGCGGTCCAGGAGACGATGGTCCGGGCCTGGCGTGGGATGGCCGGCTTCGACGGCCGGTCGAGCCTGCGCACCTGGCTCTACCGGATCGCCACGAACGTCTGTCTGGACCTGGCCCGCAGCCGGGCGCGGCGGGCGCTGCCGATGGACCTCAGCGGTCCGTCGGCGCCGGTCGAGTCGGCTGTGGGCGCACCCGCCCCGGCGGCGCAGTGGATCGCCCCGGCGCCGGACGCGGCGGTGCTTGCGGTCGACGGGGACCCGGCCGAGCTGGCGGTGGCCAGGGAGTCGATCCGGCTGGCCTTCGTGGCGGCGCTCCAGCACCTGCCGGCCCGGCAGCGGGCCGTGCTGGTGCTGCGGGACGTGCTGCGGTTCAGCGCGGCCGAGGTCGCCGGGCAGTTGGCCACCAGCGTGGCCGCGGTGAACAGCACGCTGCAACGGGCCCGCGCGACGATGGCCGCCCGGGCCGCCGACGCCGGCCCGCCGGCCACCCTCGACCCGGCCGACGTCGAGCTGCTGGACCGGTACGTCGCGGCGTTCGAGCGGTACGACATCGACGCCCTCGTCGCGCTGTTGCACGCCGACGCCATCCAGAACATGCCGCCGTTCCGGCTCTGGGTGCGCGGCGCGCACGACATCGGCCGGTTCATGCTCGGGCCGGGGCGGGAGTGCCGCGGGTCCCGGCTGGTGCGGCTGGCCGCCAACGGGGTGCCGGCGTTCGCGCACTACCGGCTCGACCCGGCCGGCGGCTACCACGCGTTCGCCATCGGCCTGGTCGAGCCGGTGGGTGGCCGGATCGCCCGGATCAGCAGCTTCGTCACGCCGCCGCTGTTCGCCGTCTTCGGGCTGCCGCAGCGGCTTCAGGCGTGGCCCGACGGCGGGCCACGCCGCCGCGCTACACCTCGTCCAGCAGGGAATCCAGGCCGACCGTGA
- a CDS encoding GNAT family N-acetyltransferase: MATGYVRPARPSDAGEIARIQLATWRVAYRRLLPRHVLDRLDEESMARQWRSAVEAPPSDRHRVLVAVEQAEQSYLVGFVASGPVDQQALAPNEPAEALGPEVAAITDLLVEPRWGRRGHGSRLLAAAVDLWRSDGLTSAVAWAFDGDDATRRFLGSAGWEPDGAARALDVDDMLVPQLRLHVGVPAETA; this comes from the coding sequence ATGGCTACGGGGTACGTCCGCCCGGCGCGTCCGTCGGACGCCGGCGAGATTGCACGGATCCAGCTCGCGACCTGGCGGGTCGCCTATCGCCGGCTGCTCCCGAGGCACGTGCTCGACCGGCTCGACGAGGAGTCGATGGCCCGGCAGTGGCGCTCCGCGGTGGAGGCGCCGCCGTCGGACCGGCACCGCGTGCTGGTCGCCGTCGAACAGGCCGAACAATCGTATCTGGTGGGATTCGTCGCCTCCGGGCCAGTCGACCAGCAGGCGCTGGCCCCCAACGAGCCGGCCGAGGCGCTCGGCCCCGAGGTCGCCGCGATCACCGACCTGCTGGTGGAGCCGCGCTGGGGTCGGCGGGGGCACGGCAGCCGGCTGCTCGCGGCGGCGGTCGACCTGTGGCGGTCCGACGGGCTGACCTCGGCGGTGGCCTGGGCCTTCGACGGGGACGATGCCACCCGCCGGTTCCTGGGCAGCGCCGGCTGGGAGCCGGATGGCGCCGCCCGCGCGCTGGACGTGGACGACATGCTGGTTCCGCAGCTTCGGCTGCACGTCGGGGTGCCCGCCGAGACGGCCTGA
- a CDS encoding glycosyltransferase 87 family protein produces MPQGALGRTRAQVLAVAILAAGVAVFVAVTSARHGFFDLKVYSGAIRYWVHDRGDIYDYLKPNSTYGFTYPPFAAFAMLPMAYLPWSATIVLSVLATAVVSVLVLWWLVGPLARYAGWPAWFTLAVAACLAAAFEPMRETVLFGQVNMLLLFLVGADVLFLVADRTPGGTPVPARWRRYAGIGVGLATAIKLTPGVFIVYLLVTRRWRAALVAAGTAAGATVLAAAVAPDAARVFWTDALWNTDRVGSLAYISNQSLQGLVARLHPAQPNQTVWLGLVLLALLGWAWRARSAVRARDEAAGFALTGVLGCLISPVTWVHHLVWLLPALALLVDNGVRAAGRRRWALLGLAGVLYALLCSRLVWWWEDGSAGVTGFLGSNAYVWASLALLVALPVRDRRAVPAGRSAGDEPAGVAHLDQPERGTAGGSLDFVGRPLAVGD; encoded by the coding sequence ATGCCGCAGGGTGCCCTCGGGCGGACCCGTGCCCAGGTGCTCGCCGTCGCGATCCTGGCGGCCGGCGTGGCGGTCTTCGTCGCGGTCACCTCCGCCCGGCACGGCTTCTTCGATCTCAAGGTCTACTCCGGGGCCATCCGGTACTGGGTGCACGACCGCGGCGACATCTACGACTATCTCAAGCCCAACAGCACGTACGGCTTCACCTACCCGCCGTTCGCGGCGTTCGCGATGCTGCCGATGGCCTACCTGCCGTGGTCGGCGACGATCGTGCTGAGCGTGCTGGCCACCGCCGTGGTCAGCGTGCTGGTGCTGTGGTGGCTGGTCGGCCCGCTGGCCCGGTACGCGGGCTGGCCGGCCTGGTTCACCCTGGCCGTGGCCGCCTGCCTGGCCGCCGCCTTCGAACCGATGCGCGAGACGGTGCTCTTCGGCCAGGTGAACATGCTGCTGCTGTTCCTGGTCGGCGCCGACGTGCTGTTCCTGGTCGCCGACCGGACCCCGGGCGGGACGCCGGTGCCGGCCCGGTGGCGCCGGTACGCCGGGATCGGCGTGGGGCTGGCCACCGCCATCAAGCTGACGCCCGGGGTGTTCATCGTCTACCTGCTGGTGACCCGCCGGTGGCGGGCGGCGCTGGTCGCCGCCGGCACCGCGGCGGGCGCCACGGTGCTCGCCGCGGCAGTCGCGCCGGACGCCGCCCGGGTGTTCTGGACCGACGCGCTGTGGAACACCGACCGGGTCGGCTCGCTGGCGTACATCTCGAACCAGTCGTTGCAGGGCCTGGTGGCCCGGCTGCACCCGGCCCAGCCGAACCAGACGGTCTGGCTCGGGCTGGTGCTGCTGGCGCTGCTCGGCTGGGCCTGGCGCGCCCGCAGCGCGGTGCGGGCCCGGGACGAGGCGGCCGGGTTCGCCCTGACCGGCGTGCTGGGCTGTCTGATCAGCCCGGTCACCTGGGTACACCACCTGGTCTGGCTGCTGCCGGCGCTGGCCCTTCTGGTCGACAACGGGGTACGCGCCGCCGGGCGCCGCCGGTGGGCGCTGCTGGGACTCGCCGGGGTGCTCTACGCGCTGCTGTGCAGCCGGCTGGTCTGGTGGTGGGAGGACGGGTCGGCCGGCGTCACCGGCTTCCTCGGCAGCAACGCGTACGTCTGGGCCAGCCTCGCGCTGCTGGTGGCGTTGCCGGTGCGGGATCGCCGTGCGGTGCCCGCAGGTCGGTCAGCCGGGGACGAGCCGGCCGGTGTAGCGCACCTCGACCAGCCCGAGCGGGGGACGGCCGGCGGATCGCTTGATTTCGTAGGTCGACCGCTCGCCGTCGGCGACTAG